DNA sequence from the Flavobacterium lipolyticum genome:
ATTTAATATTGAACAAACCTCCAACTTTACCTTCAGCAATTTTTTTCGCCACATCAGAACTGTTTGCCTGTCCTGTAGTAATATCTCCAGAGGTTGGTAAATTAAGCTGCCCTAATTTTTCATCCAGTGTCATCTTTGACAATAACTCTGCTACAAACTCCGATTTTGGTTTTATTTTTACTGTATTCTTAGTGTTCTTTTTCTGAGCATATCCCAGAACAGCACATCCTAAAAACAGTAAGACTAATTTGTTCTTCATTCTACTATATTTATTTGTTTGTGTTCGTTTTTTATTGGTTTAAATGCCCGGCCATAAAATGCTGGACTGTCATAAGCTCCTGTTACTAGAATCCGTACTTTCCGGATTTAAAACCAAGCTTAACCAAACCTTGTTTTACTTCGGGAGCATTCATGAATAATTTCCAAAGCAAACCGGTACGATAATTTTCAATCATTACGACTTCAGGTCCCTGGTCAATAGCCAGGTAACGTTTTGCAACCCAATTATTCTGTAGACTAAGCGCATCATAAAAGCCTGCCTCTCCAAAAGTTTCCTTTTTATGATTTTCGTATAAATTTCTAATTACAGCGATTGATTCTTTTGGTGTATACACAATTGAACTAATGGCTGCAGTTGGAGAGATAACTCCTTTATCGTTGCTTGGCATGTGAGCATCGTACCCAATAGATCCGTCAGGGTTTCTGGAATAAGATGCAGTTAAACCCCAATAATCGGCTCCGTATCCTTTAAATTTCCCCGGATTTTCAATGCAATACTGGTAGTCTATTTTTACCTGATTGACATTCAGATCCCAATAGTTGGCATACTTGTCTGTCAGCTGGTTCGGATCAAGTCCTACATACGAATAATGTGCCCAGAACAGTGGTCCGCCAAATTCCTCGGCTCCATTGTGTTTTAGAATTAGAGGAATATTGTATTTTGTTTTAGAAGAAACTATTCCGCCGCTTCTCGCCCAGCCTTCGTGATACGCTTTTGCATCGATCGCGTGTGTTGGCGAAGAGGCTGCCATGACATAGGTAATCAAACATTCGTTGTAACCTTCAAGAGCAAAATTCATTTGCCAGTTGTAAGTTGGTGACCAATGCCAGTACAAAACATTTTTATTATTAGTGTACCACTGCCAGTCTACTCCTTTCCAAAGTGCATCGTATTTTTGAGCTACCGCTTTTTCTTTCTCTGAACCGTCTTTTAGATATTCGCGAACGGTAATCATTCCTGCAACCAAAAATGATGTTTCGACTAAATCTCCACCATTATCTTTGGTTCCAAAAGGTTTTACTTTTCCTGTATTTCCATCTATCCAGTGCGACCATGCTCCATGAAAACGATCAGCTTTGCCTAAAAAATCAGCAATTTTATTCAGTCTTTCAACTCCTTTTTCTTTCGTTACATATCCTTGTGACATTCCGGAAACAATAGCCATCAATCCAAAACCGGAACCTCCTGTGGTTACGATATGTGCATCGTTTTCAGGGTAAATTCTATCCGGATGGTAACGTTCTCTTGCTAATCCTGAATTGGGCTCAGCATAATCCCAAAAATATTTAAACGTCTCTTTTTGAACCACAGCTAAAAGCTGATCGTCTGTTAATTTTACTGCAGATGATGAGGCCTTTTCTGTTTCTTTTTTTTCTTGTGCATTACAGCCCAAAAAAGTAAAAGCTAATAGTAAAACTGAAATTTTAACCATTATATTTTTTTTAATATCAGTGAATAAAAACCACTTCCTTCAAAAAAAAGAAGGAAGTGGTTTTAAAAAATTATTTAGTAACCTCCCGGATTTTGTTGCGAAAGTCCACCCGCTTCTCTTAAGAATGTAGTAGGAATTGGAAATAATTCATGTTTACCAACAACAAATGTTTTTCCGTCGGCAGCCATAGCAGCCTGAGCTTGTCCCGTTCTTACAAGATCAAACCATCTGTCATGCTCGAAAGCCATTTCTAATCTTCTTTCTTTCCAGATTGCTTTTCTAACATCTGTTTGAGAAGTAAAAGGAGTATCTCCTAAACCTGCTCTTTTACGAATCATATTCACTAAAGGAATTGCTGCTGATGTTTGTCCCAATTCATTCAAAGCTTCTGCCTTCATTAATAATACCTCAGCATATCTTAAATATCTAAGATTGGTATCTGTAAATTCCTGATTGTAGAAATCCGAAGAATAAGCTTTGTAATTGTACATTGGATTTGCGACAGTAGCCGGTACCGGTCTTCCATCGTATAAAACGGAACCTCTGAAAATAATCGTTGCTGCTCTTCTTACGTCGCCTGCTTCATAAGCATTTGCTAACCCCTGAGTAGGTGTATTGAAACCCCAACCCCATCCTCCTGCACCACGTGGTGCCTGAGAAACAGAGTAGTTTCCAATTCCAAAACCAGGGCTTGAAGTTGAACCAATTCCATTAATTTCAAAAATAGACTCAGGACCAAATTCTCCTGCTTTTTTATATTGTAGTGCATAATCAGCTACTAAAGAATATCCTGTTACTTTATCACAATTGTCAATTACTTTTTGCCAATTTTTTTGATATAAATTTACTTTTGCTAATAAAGCATAAGCAGACCCTTTAGAAACACGACTTTTGTCTTCTGCTGCGTAAGCTGATTTCTCCGGTAAATTTGTAATGGCATCATTCAAATCTTTCTCGATAAATGCGTAAACTTCAGCCGGTGTTTTACGGGTTAATTGCATAATTCTGTCACCCTCTGAACCCGGAATTGGCAAATGATCAATAATTGGAACCCCACCATAACCTTTTACTAAAGTGAAATACATAAAAGCTCTGAAAAACTTAGCTTCTCCTTCTAATCTTACTTTTAAAGCAGGTGTCACCTTATCCAATTTTGGAAAAATAGCCAAAGCCTGATTACATCTGTTTATTCCGGCATACTGAGCATCCCACGTAGACTGAAATGAAGGAGTCGAAGCATTATACGTTAAAGCATCAACAATATCCTTATCGCCACCGGTGTCTCCGGGATCAGAACCTTTATCAGCATCATCAGAGATAATACTTGAAACTGCATTCCATCCAAAAGAGGACATCTCCCAACCTAAAAACTGATTGTAAATTGCCGTTACAAAACCTGAAGCTCCTGCATCGTTATTGACCAATTCTACATCGGCAGGAATTGATTCTGTAGGATTTACATCTAAAAAATCATCTGCACATCCTGCAAAAAGCAATCCGGACAGTACAAACATTGATATATATATTCTTTTCATGATATTAAAATTTTAAATTAGCACCGATAACAAATGATCTCAATGACGGGTACGCATCTAACTCAACCCCCTGAGTGCCTTCAACTAACTTACCATCTGACACTACATCAGGTGAAAATCCTGAGTATTTTTGGCTGATAAATGGGTTAATTGCATTCACATAGATTCTGCAATAGTTAAAAAACAAATCCTCTTTCAATGGCAATTTGTATCCTAAGCTCATGTTGTTGATTCTAAAATAATCTGCCGATTCCAGGAAAAAAGTAGAGGCATAAGGAATCTCATTAGAAGGCACCGGATTTGAAGCCGTTGTGTTAGTTGGTGTCCAGAAATTGCGAGCCACGGATGCTTCTATATTTTCACCACCAAAACGTTGTGCTTTTTTTCCATTGTATACTTTTGCTCCTCCTGTTCCGTAACCGTCAACAGAAAAATCAAAGTTTTTATAATTTATCCCTAAAGTGATTCCGTAAGTTGAAGTTGGTAAAACCGTTCCAACATATTTTTTATCGGTTCTCTCGTTTAATGCCGTCTGAACTACTTTATCACCAGTAGCGGTATAGTACAACATTTTACCATTTGACGGATCAATACCAGCAAACTCATACATATAGAAGCTTCCTAAAGGTTGTCCTACTGAAGTATTATCCAGTATTTTAGTATTTTGTCCATTTCCTAAACTTCCTCCAAGAGTTGGAGCAATTTGAACGTTTTTAAGACTGGAAAGTTCATTTTTGTTGTGAGAAAAGTTTCCTCCAACCCAATAACTTAAATTATCGCTTATTTTATCGTCCCAACGCAAAGAAACTTCATATCCTTTGTTTGATACTTCTCCGATATGTGAATAAGTTGAAATATTGTATCCTGAAGTTGCGTAAGGTCTAACATTCAAAATGGTATTGGTTGTTTTTTTGTCATACAAATCAAAAGATCCTTTTAATCTGCTGTTAAACAATTCAAAATCTAAACCTCCAGAAAGTTCCTCTACTATTTCCCAAGATAAATTAGGATCTATTTGCGAATTAATTGTTATTCCTGAACCAAGTCCCGGTAAATCAACTCCTGAAGTAAAAACCTGAGTATTCAATGGTACATTCTGATTTCCTAATCTACCCCATGATCCTCTTAATTTTAATAAATTAAGTGTTTCAATATTACTTAAGAAACTTTCTTTTGATATAATCCAACCTAAACCAACTGATGGGAATGTTCCCCAACGTTTGTCTTCGGCAAACTGAGACGATCCGTCACGTCTTACAGTACCTGTAAGTAAATATCTGTCCATTAATTTGTACTGAAAACGAGCAAAATAAGAAGCTAATCTTCTCTGATTCAAAGCTTCATCTTTATAACCTGTTACTGAACTTGCAACATTAATATCTTTTAAAGACCAGTAGTTTGAATTTGGATTTACATTTTTTCGGTCAATCGTTAATTTTTCTCTGGTTCCTTGTACGTTGGCCTCTATACCGGCAGTAACTTCAACATCATGAATTTCTGCAAAAACTTTATTATAAGTCAGGTAATTAGATAAATTCCAGTTGAAATACTGATCTCTGCCTCTTGTCAAAGTATTTGTATTTAAACTTTTAGTATCGTAAGCAGATACTACACGAGTAGGATCTCCTGATAACCAAAGTCCTAAATTATCTACATAATTATATTGTTTGTAAGTAAAAAACTCCCCATTAAACTGAGAGGTAAATTTTAATGATTTGATAATATCATAATCCAACTTTAAACCTCCTTGTAAAATAACAGTCTCTTGTCTCTCATTTGTAAAATCCAACTGAGCCACCGGATTCGCAACATTATTGAAAGATGCTCCTGTTTCGGCAACCACTCCATTTGAAACAAATGGCACTCCATATTTCCCATTAGGATAACGTACAGGAACAAGAGGAGATTGTCTGTAAGCATTTGTAAA
Encoded proteins:
- a CDS encoding glucoamylase family protein; the protein is MVKISVLLLAFTFLGCNAQEKKETEKASSSAVKLTDDQLLAVVQKETFKYFWDYAEPNSGLARERYHPDRIYPENDAHIVTTGGSGFGLMAIVSGMSQGYVTKEKGVERLNKIADFLGKADRFHGAWSHWIDGNTGKVKPFGTKDNGGDLVETSFLVAGMITVREYLKDGSEKEKAVAQKYDALWKGVDWQWYTNNKNVLYWHWSPTYNWQMNFALEGYNECLITYVMAASSPTHAIDAKAYHEGWARSGGIVSSKTKYNIPLILKHNGAEEFGGPLFWAHYSYVGLDPNQLTDKYANYWDLNVNQVKIDYQYCIENPGKFKGYGADYWGLTASYSRNPDGSIGYDAHMPSNDKGVISPTAAISSIVYTPKESIAVIRNLYENHKKETFGEAGFYDALSLQNNWVAKRYLAIDQGPEVVMIENYRTGLLWKLFMNAPEVKQGLVKLGFKSGKYGF
- a CDS encoding SusC/RagA family TonB-linked outer membrane protein codes for the protein MKNFIFSFLALLLLPAYMSGQAIKGKVVDSNGMGVPGAIIAASNSRVSADADFDGNFAINAKVGEILKISMLGFDPISVAATSAPMTITLKESGDTVLKDVVVIGYGTRKKIDNTSAISSIKSEEITKMKVLNASQAIQGKAAGVQVSASDAPGSTPSVIIRGAGSALGGKNPLYVVDGMPTENINNINANDITSYEILKDASSLAIYGTRGANGVIMITTKSGKGKLTVDVESFAGIRTPLKKVRMANSDEYVRYSNIAYSGDFPQGRFSANQPYNTNWFDEITRTGSYTQNNIAISGSSDNVKYFFSVGNYEEKGILNRSDYGRTTIRNNNEFKISDKVRLTQNMSVSTIKNTPMPLSAFTNAYRQSPLVPVRYPNGKYGVPFVSNGVVAETGASFNNVANPVAQLDFTNERQETVILQGGLKLDYDIIKSLKFTSQFNGEFFTYKQYNYVDNLGLWLSGDPTRVVSAYDTKSLNTNTLTRGRDQYFNWNLSNYLTYNKVFAEIHDVEVTAGIEANVQGTREKLTIDRKNVNPNSNYWSLKDINVASSVTGYKDEALNQRRLASYFARFQYKLMDRYLLTGTVRRDGSSQFAEDKRWGTFPSVGLGWIISKESFLSNIETLNLLKLRGSWGRLGNQNVPLNTQVFTSGVDLPGLGSGITINSQIDPNLSWEIVEELSGGLDFELFNSRLKGSFDLYDKKTTNTILNVRPYATSGYNISTYSHIGEVSNKGYEVSLRWDDKISDNLSYWVGGNFSHNKNELSSLKNVQIAPTLGGSLGNGQNTKILDNTSVGQPLGSFYMYEFAGIDPSNGKMLYYTATGDKVVQTALNERTDKKYVGTVLPTSTYGITLGINYKNFDFSVDGYGTGGAKVYNGKKAQRFGGENIEASVARNFWTPTNTTASNPVPSNEIPYASTFFLESADYFRINNMSLGYKLPLKEDLFFNYCRIYVNAINPFISQKYSGFSPDVVSDGKLVEGTQGVELDAYPSLRSFVIGANLKF
- a CDS encoding RagB/SusD family nutrient uptake outer membrane protein, giving the protein MKRIYISMFVLSGLLFAGCADDFLDVNPTESIPADVELVNNDAGASGFVTAIYNQFLGWEMSSFGWNAVSSIISDDADKGSDPGDTGGDKDIVDALTYNASTPSFQSTWDAQYAGINRCNQALAIFPKLDKVTPALKVRLEGEAKFFRAFMYFTLVKGYGGVPIIDHLPIPGSEGDRIMQLTRKTPAEVYAFIEKDLNDAITNLPEKSAYAAEDKSRVSKGSAYALLAKVNLYQKNWQKVIDNCDKVTGYSLVADYALQYKKAGEFGPESIFEINGIGSTSSPGFGIGNYSVSQAPRGAGGWGWGFNTPTQGLANAYEAGDVRRAATIIFRGSVLYDGRPVPATVANPMYNYKAYSSDFYNQEFTDTNLRYLRYAEVLLMKAEALNELGQTSAAIPLVNMIRKRAGLGDTPFTSQTDVRKAIWKERRLEMAFEHDRWFDLVRTGQAQAAMAADGKTFVVGKHELFPIPTTFLREAGGLSQQNPGGY